The Brassica oleracea var. oleracea cultivar TO1000 chromosome C7, BOL, whole genome shotgun sequence sequence CTATAATTTTAGAAGGAGATCACTCGTAAACATAACCTCTGTGATGTTTTTGAAACCATTTATTAAATCATGTTATATCGAAACTGTTTTTTTTTCTTTGAATTTTGTATTTCTCAATACATATTATATTTTGGATGTATGTAAAAGATAGCAAGTAAAAAGCATGGGGACAAAACCAGTTGCTTGGATGGTAACCAGCTATTGTGGCCACCTTCTCCAAAGCTTGTTTCCATCTCCAAATGTCCTCCTTAGCTTGACCCTCACACGTTTTTCTGAAAACCTTGCCAAAGTCTCCGGTCAGCTTCTTTACATCAGATGGATCTACTTTACAGAAAATAGCCATCACAGTTTGCTTCAGCTCTTCCCTGCACTTCATGATCTCCACCAACTCCTCAAGACACCACTTTGAAGAACCATAGTTCCTTGAGAGCAAGACGATCACAATCTTAGATCCTCTAATCCCCCGTATGAGTTCGGGAGCGATGGATTCTCCTCTCTTGATCCCATCATCGTTGAAATATGTGATTCCCTTTCTTTTAAACTCCTTTTGAATGTGACTAAGAAAGTTATTGCGGACATCTTCCCCCCGGAAGCTCAGAAAGACATCGTGTATCCAGACTTGAGAGGAAGAAGGTCGAGGAGCTGATGAAATAGATAAAGAAGATGGTGGTGATGATGGAGACAAAGAAGACCAATAGACAGATCGAGGAACTGACAAAATAGTTAAAGAAGATGGTGGTGATGAAGTAGACAAAGAAGACAAATCGAATTCTTTGTTTTCTTGATGGGATCTGATTTTTCGTAAAATGAAGAAGAAGCCTATTGCAGCAGCAACCATGTTAAGGAAAATAGATAAATCCATTTGTGTGGTAGTGGAGAAAGGATCAGTGAGCTTGGTACAGAGATTTGTGAAGCAATTACGCTTTTTGTGTAATTGAACAAAGCGACATAAAACGTTGACTCCATCGGGGGACTGAGAGAGACTTTGTGGAAAATAATTTCACCGGTCAAGGTTGAATGCTCTACCATTCTATTCAAAGAAGGAAAAAGGCAAAGGAAGAACAGAAGCATCTTCAAGGAAAGTAGTGATCGATATCAATGTCTCTACATCAAAATTGATGAGGTCACACTTGAAATTTCACAGCAAAGAGATCAATCTTCTCAGGAAGCTTCATCCTGGCTGCAGCCTCATCATTTTTCTCGTAGAACTTTACAAAAAGTAGGTTATGTTGAATGGAGACTTAATTTAATTGACTTGGGATTGCAGTAATTTTTGTTTTCGTTTGTTTTATATTTAAGGAATAGAAGGAGTGAATAATTATATAATGGACATACATATGAACAAACCTATATTTGCAGGACACATTTGTATTCAAACCCAACATCACACAATGATAATCTTACACTAACACAGAAAAAATGCACATCAACATGAAACTAAATAAGTAATCTAAAATCGGTTCCCCATGTCAAACCCTTGGTTGACGCCCCGCCGTGCTTCCGCCCTATCCCCTCCGTCTCTCGCCGCTGGTGATGACCAGAACCCCATCCCTCCTCTTCCCCCCGACCCTCCTGACCTTGGCCAATACCCTCCACTTTCTCCCTCTTCCACCAAAACCATCCTTGCCCGTAATTCTTCCCCCAAAACTGTTGTTTCTGTCAAAGGAACTTCTACCTCTACCGTTGGCTCTGCTGAAGCTAAGTCAACTCTTAAGCCTAAGATTATTGGATCTGAAGGCAAAACTGGTTCAGTTGCTTCTGGATCTGAGAAAACTTCTCCCCAACAATTCACAATTCTAAAACCAAAAAAAATCTTCCCCCCTCCAAACCAACCGAGCCGCATCCCCTCCGAGTCAAATCTCCACCCACTCTCCTCCTTCTGAAGAAACCTCCACCCGTACTACTCAACCTGAACAAACTGAAACCTCAGATATTTTGATGGCAGAAGCTCCTCTTCCAGCTTCTGTTACTCCTCCTCCTACTGTTAATGTGTCTCCTGCAGCTCAGCAAGAGCCACAAAAATCTTTTGTTCAGCAAATGCCACAAAATTCCTCTACTCAGCAGACTCCTTCCCTAGTTGAAAAAATCAGAAGATTAGAGGATAAGTCCCTCACGAGGCTTGCCCCAGTGTCTTTTGCAGAGAATGGAAGGCAAACTGTGTTGGAAACTCAAGAGCTTAAAAGGAGTGCTAAAAAACTTAAATACAGAAATTTTTTCAAATATTCAGATGAGGGTTAGTGAGGCTAACTGTTTGTTACAAGTTGTACAGGTGAAAGCATTGGAAGCTCCTACTGAAACTAACCTGTTGCAGGAGAGGGAAGCACTTCAAAAATGGTTGTTCTTGCGCCAGATTGAAGAATCCTACTTTCGCCAAAAATCAAGGGTTAACTGGCTTAAAGAGGGAGACCAGAACACTGCATATTTTTTCAGAGTATTTCAAACTAGAGTCAGCTACAACTCCATTCGTACATTCCAACTGTCCTCAGGAATCTTCATCTCTGATCCTCTGCTCATGAGTCACCTCGCCATAAAACACTTTCAGAGTATCCTCGGTCCTGAAACGCTTCACCCACTCCTGCTCACTTTGCATCCTTCTTGGTTCTCTGACCTGACTGGTTTTGTGTTCCCTCAACGCTTAACTGCCTCAATGACCTCTATCCCTTCAAGCACTGAGATCACTAAGGTTATGTTCAAACTCAACCCAAATAAGGCCCCCGGGCCGGATGGTCTGACCTCTGGATTTTTCAAGGCTACTTGGTCTCTACTGGGTGATGAGGTTGTCTGTTCTATCACTGATTTCTTCCTCAACTCTTTCCTTCCAGCCACAACAAACTCAGCTATCTTGTCTCTAGTGCCCAAGAGGCTGGGTGCTTCCTTCATCACCGACTATCGGCCAATTGCTTGCCTAAACACTATATACAAAGTGATCTCTAGGCTACTGGTACGTCGTCTGAAGCCGGTCTTGTCCTCCATCATTGTTCCAAATCAGACCGCATTTGTCAAAGACAGACTTCTTCTCGAGAACACTGTTCTTGCGGGTGAACTGGTCAACGGATATCACAAGAGACATGGTCCTAAAAGGATTACCATAAAGGTTGACATTGCAAAGGCTTTTGATACTCTCTCTTGGGAGTTCCTTTTCAACTGTTTGCAGGGGCTAGGGGTTCCAGAAATTCTAACTGGCTGGCTAAGGAAATGTGTCTGCACTACTAACTTCATGATAGGATACAACGGTCGGGTTCAAGGTTACTTTAAAGGGAAGCGGGGCTTAAGGCAGGGTGATCCTCTTTCTCCTTATCTCTTTGTGGTAGCGATGAACATCCTCTCCGTTATGCTGAACAAAGCCGCTGCGGACCTAAAGATTAAGTATCATCACAAGTGTGCTACTTCCAAGCTCACCCACCTTTGCTTCGCTGACGACCTCCTTATATTCATTGACGGTTCTATAGAATCAGTGCAGAATGTCCTCCAGGTCCTTAAGGAGTTTGAGATGCGGTCTGGGTTGGCGGTTAGTATAGAGAAGTCCTCCTTCTTTGCCTCGGGCCTTACTCAACAAGAATTAGATGCCATCAAAGTCTCCACTGGAATGCAACAAGGATCCCTCCCGGTTCGTTACTTAGGAGTCCCACTAAGTTCGAAAAAACTCTCCCTGGCTAACTGTGAGGTCCTCCTGCATCAAATAAAAGGAAAGATGACTTCTTGGAGTGCAAAAACTCTATCCTTTGCAGGACGACTGTTACTCATTAAGACTGTCATAGCGGGCATTAATAACTTTTGGTGCTCAACATTCATCCTTCCTAAAGAATGCATCCGGCGTATCAACTCTATATGTGGTCACTTCCTGTGGCAAAGAAACTTAGAAGGAGTCCATAACGCTAGGGTATCTTGGGAGATGGTTACTAAGACTAAGAAAGAGGGAGGACTAGGCATCAAAGATTTGGGAATTTGGAACAAGGCATGTTGTTTAAAGCTCATCTGGCTACTATTCTTCCAATCAGGTTCAGTTTGGGTCGCATGGTACAGAAATGAGGTGCTAAACGGGTGTATTAACAACTTTTGGACAGCAAAGAAAAGCCCTACGAACTCATGGCTGGATAACAAACTCCTAAAGCTACGAGGAGAGGTGTTTACCTGGATAAAATTGCGTGTGGGAGATGGGACTGATTGTCGGTTTTGGACTGATAATTGGTCTTCATTTGGCTCCCTACAGACATATCTCCTTAGAAATTCGACGTCAAGGTTAGGCATTCCAGCGACAGCTACTCTTTCAGAGATCAATGAGGATGGAAACTGGCTGCTCCCTCCTGCTCGTTCAGAAGAACTTCTAAACCTCCAAGTTTATCTTACTGAACTCACATTAACTGCAGGAAAAGACCGTTATGAATGGGTGCTGGAAGATAAACCTCTAACTAAGTTTGTGACTGGAGATGTCTATACTAAGCTGAAGGGGGAGACTCAAACATTACCATGGACAAAATTGGTGTGGATCAAAGGTGGTGTCCCTAAACATAGTTTTCTCACTTGGCTCTTTGCTCTTGACCGATGTCCAACTCGTGATCGCCTCCTCCGATGGGGCCTGCAAACAGACTCTAACTGTCTTCTCTGCAACATGGCTGATGAGTCTCGGGACCATCTTTATTTTCTGTGCCCTTTTGCGTGGAGTCTATGGACATTAGTGGCGCAAAGATGTAGACTTGTCTACGATAGACGTTGGGATCACTGCCTCACTCAACTACAATCACTATCAGGCAACAAATATGTGAGAAGGGTTACCTTGTTGGGATGGCAATCAACCGTTTATTGGATTTGGAGTGAAAGGAACAATAGACTACATCGAAACTCTTACCGCACGGTGGATGCTCTGTTTCGTCTTCTCGACAGACAAATTAGAGATAAGTTTTTGAGTCATCGTGATCACAATCCCCTTCTGGCGTCGAAACTTATGCAAATCTGGCTCCCATCTGATTGACTCTCTCTCTACGGACTGATCGAAGTTGTTTCCACCATCAACATCCACACTTGGGCCATAAGTGTGGTTGTATCTGATCTTTAACTATTGGGTTTGTTTTTAACTATTAGATTATTTTTATGGGGTTGTTTTCTATTGGCTTTGGGCCGTTTAACTATAGCCTTTGGGCTTGAAACTCTTTTGTATTTTTTCTGCAATTTCAATATGAAAGCCATTAGTCAAAAAAAAAAAAAACATGAAACTAAATATTTAAAAAAGTACTGAATGAAAATGAGATTTGTTTATATATTTATAATTTATTCAGCTTTTATTACCACTTTAAATCCTGCATTTGTTTTTTCCTAATATAAAAATCGTTCTATTAAATGTAGGAGATTATAAAATAGTGTGTTTTACAGATCTTCTCAGATCCAGTTTCTGTTTCAAACGAAAAGCCCACAAGTTAATGTAATAAAGAATCAACATTAAATGAGACTGAACGAAGCCCATATAAATAAACCCAAATTGAAAGTGTAGTGGCTCTCTTGGCTGAAGCCCTAGCGATCCGGTCTGCTCTTCAACACGACATTCATCTTGGCTACTCCTAAATCTGGCTTCGATCAGATTCTCTTATGCTCGTCCGAGCCATCACTTCGATCGTCAACCGAAGATCCTCCATGGAGTTCTATCGGATACCGGAGTTCTATCATTTCTGTTTAATTTCTGCTTCTTTTCTTTTACCCTAAGAGAACTTAATGGGCCAGCGGACCTATTGGCAAAAGCTACTCTTTGTAATATAAATTCCTCTTGGGCCTAGCCCAATTTTTAATTTATGAAAGAAAAATGGTTGCTAAAAAAATAAAAAATAGACCCAAATTGATGTAGTCATTTGAACTATGTCAGCATGTCACTAGTGTGATTGGAGTGAATAACTCAAAAGAGTATAGCTAGAACCATCGTCACATGCAGCCGATCGAGAAAGAGGTTTCAATGCCGTCTCATGTTCAACACATTCTGCACTTTTATTCTTCTCTTGTAGATTGATAATTTCATGTTACAACTCAAAACTCATCCACTAAAAAAGCCATCGTCCAACTCGAATCTACAGCCAAACGGTTAAAGCCTCATATGTTCCAACATATCATTCTAATTTCACAGTTTCTACACTTTCAATGTACATGAAGTCATGAGCTTTGCAAGGAACAATATTTTTTTTGGGTCAAACGGTTAAGTTCTTTGAGGTTTTTTCTTAAGTTAGGCTCGAGGTCCTTTACAAGTTAGGGTACATATATATCTTTTAAAATTGGAGAGGTTAAATAAGAAACTTTCACAATTTAGAGGTCTTATATTCACGGTCGGCTCAAGGCAAAAAGATATTTTAGTTATTTTTAAAATTTTGGGCTCCTCTTTAATACTATTTTTGTTAAAAGCTGTTTGGGCTCCGGAGCCCATGCCCCTTGCCCCATGCCCTAAGCCTGCCCTGCTTATATTTAAACTACACTTTTCCATACATCGTGCTTTCGAATAACATGCCTTGTGAGGAGACCCACGAAACGTTTGATTGGATAGACTAACAATTTTTTTTTTTTTGCTGATTAAAAAGATAAAATTAAATTAAAATGCGCATCAATCGCGGACCGCCGCGTGTCAGTGGAGCCCGCGAACAGTGCAAGAAATATACCAAAATCGATCCTTATTTCATTTCTTCTATTACCGTTTTTAACACAAAAAATGGACTCTACCACTTAAAACCCCCTCTTGTAACCGGCGATAATCCTGCTCTTATAAATTTAGTTTAAAAGAAACAATTAAGCGAAGATTCTAAAAAAGGATAATATAGAATGCTCACAAGTTCTTTTTGGAGAGAATTTTTACTTATTTGATATTTCCTCTTTAATTCCTAACAAAATCTGTATAGCTAAAAAAGATTAGAGAGTACAATGTGGGTTAGGAAAAAGATTGAGATAAAGCAAGTCTTTTCATATAGTACAGTTTTTTTGTCTTCTTGCATGAATCAGACTCTATCAATAATTTTGGCATGTCTTAGTAGAAATAGTACCAAAGGCTACCACTCCTCTATGATCTAAACCTTTTAATTATTTTATTTATTATATATTTAATTCATAGTTATGGCACCCCGAAAAAGTACGAAATTATTACAGTTTTGGATCTTTATGAATCCTCTGCCTATTGTGGAGGCTTTTGATTCCCTTGAAGCAATCAATGCCTATATGTCTCTCATTTGCCAGCAAAGAGAGATTGTTTAATGTTGTTTATGGTTCACATTTTTATACATCACACACTGAATCTTCCTCTGCTTCTCTCAGGTAATTTAATACTGTCTCTCTCTCTCTCTTTCTATCTCTATTTGTTCTTTCTTTTGGTTTTAAGATAAAATGTTGGAGTATTCTCATTGATTCAGGAGGAAGAATACCACTTAGTTGCAGCTAGAAGAAGAAATTCAGTAGGGTTTTCTTGAGTGACAATGGAAGGGGGAGAAGAGTTTCAAGAAGAAGATGTGTGGTCAGTTTTGAGAGAAAAGGAAACTCAAGGTCCTCAAATGAGAATTTCCAAAAGTAGCAATCTCTTCTCAGCCGCTTCTTCATCTTCTGCAAGGTATATTCCTAAGGGCAAGGAGGTCTGGGGGGAAAAACAGTCATCTGCTCCAATGAATGTTCCTGACTGGTCCAAGATTTATGGGAATACGAAGAAGAGCACCAGAAGCAACCATTTGCATTCGTGGGCCACTCATGATGAAGATGATGATGAAGACTCAATGGTTCCTCCACATGAACTGGTGGCAAAAAGACTTGCAAGAACGCAGATCTCATCTTTCTCCATGTGTGAAGGAATTGGAAGAACACTCAAAGGAAGAGATCTCAGCAAAACAAGAAATGCTGTCTTAACCAAGACAGGCTTCTTGGAATCGAACGTCACCTTCACATCATCGCCACCATAGTTATGTCATGGTATATGGAGAGCATGATCAATATCTCATAACTCTCTTTACCACCACCATACCATCTTATTATCATGAATTTAAACCTAAACTTTATGGTATCCACATGATTTATTTAAAAATGCAATGTTATTGTCGTTATCATCATGTAGGGAATCATGACTCTACCAATATGGTTGAGTTCTCTTTCTTTTTCGTTGTTGTTAGGTTTTTGGATTTTTTAGATAAGTATGATGATGACAATGAGGATGACTTGTCAAGCCCATGCATGGGACCCATATCATTTTTTCTTATGTTTTCTTTAATTCGTATTAATAGGCTTAAGATTTTAATTTTCGGAAAATGGCAATCCTTTGGAACCTTTGATAATGAATTTTGAGAACCCCTCGATCTACTCGCCATTTGCTGTGCTCGATCAAGGAGAAAATGTTGGTGATGATACCATCATTTTTGTTCCGACATAAGATTAAGGGCTCGTGCAATATTGCTCATTAGCTTTCCACTTTCATTGCTGTATAAGTCCTATCAAGTAAAGATGGTGTTGCTAGGTGATGGGTATCATTTACCATTTCGGGTTTTAGTTTTGGATATTTGTTTGAAATTCTCTTACAACCGTAAATCATTTTGTTTTGTTTGAATCTGTTTAATTTGTTTAAAAATGTTTAAATTTATTGTTAAAATCACTTTCAGAATATAAATCTACGATAAAAAAATTACTTTAATAAAGGCACTATAGTAAGATTTATTTCAAACTACTAATATATTATTAACTGCACTATGGTTGGGCTTTGGTTTAGTTTGTTCAATTTATTAACAAAACATATCAGATTATAAACATAACTAGTTTGTTCTTCATCAAATTTTTCTTTACTTGTAGTAAAATTCAGTTTAGTTCTATACTTCGATCCTATCTACATTCTCACTTAGAGTCAGCTTTACTAGCAAGTTGCAGCAACTAGCAACTAGAAGGCCAATTTTTCATTGATATATGCCCAAAACCAACCCTCTTTAATGTTTTATACTCCATGATTTATATATTCTATAATAATGGACTCTTGCGAAATTTAAAATTGTGCCATTAGCTTAACACTAAGAAATATATTAGAAGCTATACAACTAACCGAATAATAAGGCCCATTTGGCCCAAAAGGCTCGAAATAATTCGACGGTGCTGACGTAAGACAGGTGTAAGAGATTGCTTGTCGTTCAATCAACTATCAATACTAAGCCAAGTGGTTAACGATTCCACAAACAGTGGAAGTAACGGTTCCGTGTAGGCAACCCTTTTAGAAAACCCTAAATCAATTATTTACTTTTTGGTTTAGTTTTAATACTCTTTAGCCTCTTTTGATATTGACTTCTTATCCTTGTCAAATCGATTTTTCCCAGCAAACCCCAAGTTTCGACGAATCGCATACAGTTTCTTCTTCGGGTATGTTTCTAGGGTTGTTCTCTGTTTATTACTTTCCTGATCTCGCAGACGGTCGAGTTTAATCATAGATCGTGTTTTATAAATCTCGAGATTATGATCTTTGCGTGTTTGAAATTTGCAGAGTCCAATCGAATGGCCATGGCTAAGAGTTCCTTCAAGCTTTCTCATCCTCTCGGTTAGTTCCTCAGATCCTCTCGTTTTTGTTTCTTAGTTCTTTTATTACCGAACACAAGTTTCTGAGTTTTTTTTATTACAGAACATAAGCTTCAGATCGTTTAGTTTTGTCTGTAAAATTTACAGAACCTTGTTTCGGTTCAACTTTTGCATATGATTTTTATTCCTTGTATGCTGTTTATCTCTCTGTTTGTGTTCTTTCTTGCTTCCTATGAATACTAATTAGACTAAACCAAGCCTAGTTATTCTCTAAACCGCAGATTTGTTCTTATGTGGTTTGATCTTTGCTTTGTTATTTTGTTTAATCAGAGGCAAGGATGGGTGAAGCTACTCGAATCAGAGAGAAGTACCCTGACAGAGTCCCTGTACGCTCTCACTTGATTAAACATTATATTATTTTACTAAATTTAGTTAAGCATTGTTCTGATTTTAGAAACTTATGTTGTATAGGTGATTGTTGAAAAGGCAGGACAAAGTGATGTTCCTGACATTGACAAGAAGAAGTAAGTTATTTGCTTAGTTCATCTTCTCTGTAATCCTGAAGATTATGTATGCTTAAATCAACACACAAATATTGTTTGTTTAGGTATCTCGTCCCAGCAGACCTAACCGTTGGTCAATTTGTTTACGTGGTTCGCAAAAGAATCAAGCTTGGTGCTGAGAAAGCAATCTTTGTCTTTGTCAAAAACACATTGCCTCCTACTGGTAAGTGGACTCTTTCAAGACTTAATAACATTCAAGATCAAAGTAATTTTTGAAGTCTCATGTTTCTTGTTTATTAATTAACAGCTGCATTGATGTCTGCAATCTATGAAGAGCACAAAGATGAAGATGGGTTCCTCTACATGACTTACAGTGGAGAGAACACTTTTGGATCTCTTATCACTTATTGATTAAACTTTGATCTTTCTATGACTTTGATGATGTATATACATAAACTAGGAAGATAAGATGTACATTCCTCTTCCTTCTCTCTGGCTTTTGCTTTGCTTTTTCATGTTTTGGATTTATAATAATTAGAAACCTTTCTTTTACATTCTTTTACACTCCAATATTAAAGCCATTGTTGGAAAACTTGTTTACATAATCATATAAGCAAACATAGTACAAAAATGAGAAGTTTGGTAAACAAAAATATAAGCACAAAAGCAAACATTTTAACCACAACTATACATTCAGTAGAGGATCTCATGATCTTCATTTGTTCTAGCATTCTGGAACAAGACTGAATGGAACAAGACTGAATGGTTCTTTCTCCTCGCAAAGTCGACGGATTTTTCGCAGTTTTTACCTAACAAGATTCAAGAAAGATGTCAAAGAATCAACATCTCTCTTCTCAGATGGATACTTGATAGGTCTTGAAGAGTTCTTCGGGAACACAAGTATCGTCGGAAAGCTCCCAAGCTGCAACTCACTTTTAGCGAACTCCTTCTGGTCTCCATCAGCTCTAAACTTAGCCACCTTCACGCCATCTCCTCCCCTCAACTTATCTGCCAACTCATCAAACGAAGCCTCCATCGCTTGGCAAAACGGGCACCAAGGCGCATAAAGCACAACGATCCAAGCCTCCTTCCTGTTCTCCAGCTTCATCAGATTCTCAATCCCTTGCCTGCTCAAGCTCACAACGTTCTCGCTTCTGAAAATATCATCGACCGTTGATGTTGTTCCATTGACATTAACCGTTGCGTTACTCTCTTTGATGTTCCCTTTGTGAAGTCCACACTCTTTAGCCTTAGCGTCTTCCCACCACCACCTCCCTTCCCTCTCGTGCTGACCTGGCAAAACCGCCCTCGTGCACGGCTCGCACCCTATGGAAACATACCCCGCAGCGTGCAGCGTGTTGACGGGAACATCCATAGTCCTCAAAAAGCTCCAAACATCGTTCCCTTCTACGTTCGCAACCGGGTTCCACTTCACCAAGCTACCAGCTCCACCGTCTAGTCCTTCAAAAACTGGATCGACTTGAACAACGGGGATCTCTGATCTTGTCCCTGGTGATTGATCTTTTCTTTGTCCCGTGATCCAAGCGCGTAAACCTTTTAAAGCACGCCTCAACGGTCTCACTTTTCTGATGCGGCAACACTCTTGATGACCGTCTTCGTAGAAAGAGAACAAACCTTTGTTTCTAACCAAAGCTTGAACCTCGACAGCGTCAGGAAACATGTACTCGATTCGAATACCGTAGTGTTTCTCCACGGTGTCGAAGAGTCTGTATGTTTCTGGATTCAATCTCCCTGTGTCTAAGCTGAATACTCTGTAAGGTCTTCCTGTTAAATGAGCATACTCAATAAGAGCAACATCTTCAGCTCCACTGATAACAAAACAAAAAATAAATTAGCAAAAACACGTTCTTAACTGAAAAAAAGTTTAATATTATAATGATTCATTACCTAAAGGCAATTGCAATATCGTTTCCGAATTTTTCAAGAGCCTTGTCCATGATTTCAAGAGGAGAAGCGGTCTCTAGCTTCTTTGCTAGCTCCTCAAAGTCTTCCACTTCGATCACATCTACTTTCTCTCTAATCTCTGTTTTTTTTTGTAAATAAGGGGACAATATCATTAGCATATATATATATATATATATATACTAAACCAACAAAAACTAAACCAAAATCCAGTTTAAAATAACTTACCAGAGGCAACCATGGATGCTGCTTGAGGAGGAACCGTAGATTCCTTTGTGATTGACTGCACGTTCAGAGCTTTCACCGAGGATCGTTTCCCGGATATACTTAGAGACGCTGATGAGACATTGATACGATCTGATAACCTCAACGAACCGATTTGTGGAGCTTTGAGGTCTGACGAAGGGAAGCTATAGGTTGAGATCGCAGAAGAAGATGAATAAACGTTGATTGCTAGTGCCATTTCACACCAAACAAAATTATTTTATAAATTTTTCAGACAATTGTACGATCTAAGTGTTGTTTTGTTTGGTTTGAGATCTATCTGTCCGAACAAATGTGGGATTATAAAAGAAGCAGGTGAAACTAGGTTCATTGAATCTGGACACCTTTTTTATTTTAAGCGGCGGCATCTCTTTTTTATCATTGCTTGCGTCAGTTTTGGTCGTGTGGTACAGAAGCTTGGTCAACATTGGCCGCACGAATCTTTTTTCTCGAATATGTAACTCATTTTTCGGTAATACGAAACATATTTTTTGACGCTAATTGTTTTTCAAATTCTATTTATAGATTTTATTTTATTCTAGAAATCTGATTAAGATATATTTGAAGTTTCACTACTCAAAACTTCAAATTTGAAGTTTCATATTTTATTTGCATTTTGATCCCTACAATTACACAACACATTTATGATTCATAAATATTTTCTTGTTTATCGTTTTAATCTTTATAAGAATTATATCTCATAAATATTTAAGTTTTGTTTACAAAATTTAAGTTTATACATAAAATTAAATAAAACTTTAAAATAAGATTTAAAATATTTAAAACTAGATTTAGATAACAAAAATATACAAAAGAAACT is a genomic window containing:
- the LOC106306508 gene encoding autophagy-related protein 8a isoform X1, whose amino-acid sequence is MIFACLKFAESNRMAMAKSSFKLSHPLEARMGEATRIREKYPDRVPVIVEKAGQSDVPDIDKKKYLVPADLTVGQFVYVVRKRIKLGAEKAIFVFVKNTLPPTAALMSAIYEEHKDEDGFLYMTYSGENTFGSLITY
- the LOC106306507 gene encoding 5'-adenylylsulfate reductase 3, chloroplastic-like, producing the protein MALAINVYSSSSAISTYSFPSSDLKAPQIGSLRLSDRINVSSASLSISGKRSSVKALNVQSITKESTVPPQAASMVASEIREKVDVIEVEDFEELAKKLETASPLEIMDKALEKFGNDIAIAFSGAEDVALIEYAHLTGRPYRVFSLDTGRLNPETYRLFDTVEKHYGIRIEYMFPDAVEVQALVRNKGLFSFYEDGHQECCRIRKVRPLRRALKGLRAWITGQRKDQSPGTRSEIPVVQVDPVFEGLDGGAGSLVKWNPVANVEGNDVWSFLRTMDVPVNTLHAAGYVSIGCEPCTRAVLPGQHEREGRWWWEDAKAKECGLHKGNIKESNATVNVNGTTSTVDDIFRSENVVSLSRQGIENLMKLENRKEAWIVVLYAPWCPFCQAMEASFDELADKLRGGDGVKVAKFRADGDQKEFAKSELQLGSFPTILVFPKNSSRPIKYPSEKRDVDSLTSFLNLVR
- the LOC106304675 gene encoding uncharacterized protein LOC106304675, translated to MEGGEEFQEEDVWSVLREKETQGPQMRISKSSNLFSAASSSSARYIPKGKEVWGEKQSSAPMNVPDWSKIYGNTKKSTRSNHLHSWATHDEDDDEDSMVPPHELVAKRLARTQISSFSMCEGIGRTLKGRDLSKTRNAVLTKTGFLESNVTFTSSPP
- the LOC106306508 gene encoding autophagy-related protein 8a isoform X2, yielding MAMAKSSFKLSHPLEARMGEATRIREKYPDRVPVIVEKAGQSDVPDIDKKKYLVPADLTVGQFVYVVRKRIKLGAEKAIFVFVKNTLPPTAALMSAIYEEHKDEDGFLYMTYSGENTFGSLITY
- the LOC106303347 gene encoding uncharacterized protein LOC106303347, whose product is MSNPWLTPRRASALSPPSLAAGDDQNPIPPLPPDPPDLGQYPPLSPSSTKTILARNSSPKTVVSVKGTSTSTVGSAEAKSTLKPKIIGSEGKTEAPLPASVTPPPTVNVSPAAQQEPQKSFVQQMPQNSSTQQTPSLVEKIRRLEDKSLTRLAPVSFAENGRQTMRVSEANCLLQVVQVKALEAPTETNLLQEREALQKWLFLRQIEESYFRQKSRVNWLKEGDQNTAYFFRVFQTRVSYNSIRTFQLSSGIFISDPLLMSHLAIKHFQSILGPETLHPLLLTLHPSWFSDLTGFVFPQRLTASMTSIPSSTEITKVMFKLNPNKAPGPDGLTSGFFKATWSLLGDEVVCSITDFFLNSFLPATTNSAILSLVPKRLGASFITDYRPIACLNTIYKVISRLLVRRLKPVLSSIIVPNQTAFVKDRLLLENTVLAGELVNGYHKRHGPKRITIKVDIAKAFDTLSWEFLFNCLQGLGVPEILTGWLRKCVCTTNFMIGYNGRVQGYFKGKRGLRQGDPLSPYLFVVAMNILSVMLNKAAADLKIKYHHKCATSKLTHLCFADDLLIFIDGSIESVQNVLQVLKEFEMRSGLAVSIEKSSFFASGLTQQELDAIKVSTGMQQGSLPVRYLGVPLSSKKLSLANCEVLLHQIKGKMTSWSAKTLSFAGRLLLIKTVIAGINNFWCSTFILPKECIRRINSICGHFLWQRNLEGVHNARVSWEMVTKTKKEGGLGIKDLGIWNKACCLKLIWLLFFQSGSVWVAWYRNEVLNGCINNFWTAKKSPTNSWLDNKLLKLRGEVFTWIKLRVGDGTDCRFWTDNWSSFGSLQTYLLRNSTSRLGIPATATLSEINEDGNWLLPPARSEELLNLQVYLTELTLTAGKDRYEWVLEDKPLTKFVTGDVYTKLKGETQTLPWTKLVWIKGGVPKHSFLTWLFALDRCPTRDRLLRWGLQTDSNCLLCNMADESRDHLYFLCPFAWSLWTLVAQRCRLVYDRRWDHCLTQLQSLSGNKYVRRVTLLGWQSTVYWIWSERNNRLHRNSYRTVDALFRLLDRQIRDKFLSHRDHNPLLASKLMQIWLPSD